A window of the Diabrotica undecimpunctata isolate CICGRU chromosome 1, icDiaUnde3, whole genome shotgun sequence genome harbors these coding sequences:
- the LOC140439259 gene encoding uncharacterized protein isoform X3, with amino-acid sequence MDNFIKIMALASAGENLSREANRTITVCYGIINTLDNNPQYNVDAIKEELNFLIQQAAHRKPCLSASGFFVANSTMMGFIIGSITSYVIVAVQFLKETSP; translated from the coding sequence ataaaaataatggCCCTAGCATCGGCTGGCGAGAACTTATCAAGGGAAGCAAACAGAACGATAACTGTATGCTATGGCATTATCAACACTTTAGACAACAACCCGCAATACAATGTAGATGCTATCAAAGAAGAGCTTAATTTCTTAATTCAACAAGCAGCTCACAGAAAACCATGTCTCTCGGCATCTGGATTTTTTGTAGCTAATTCAACCATGATGGGATTTATCATTGGTAGCATCACTTCCTATGTAATAGTAGCCgtacaatttttaaaagaaacttcaccttaa